The DNA window TTCGTCAATCGATTGCTTACTCCGATAAAAATGTAAAAATATGTGCTTCGCACGCTGGGCTTACACTTGGCGAAGATGGTGCTACCCATCAAATATTGGAAGACATAGGAATGATGAAAATGCTGCCGAATATGACAGTGATTAATCCATGCGATTATAACCAAACCAAAGCCGCAACTATTGCTATTGCCGAACATCATGGTCCAGTTTATTTACGTTTTGGCCGACCAACCGTGCCGGTATTTACCGACCCTAACCAGAAATTTGAAATTGGAAAAGCTGTGGTATTCAATGAAGGAAATGATGTAAGTATTTTTTGTACCGGGCACCTGGTTTGGAAAGCGATTGAAGCCGGTGAACTTTTGGCAGCTGCTGGAATTAATGCCGATATTATAAATATACATACCATAAAACCACTAGACGCTAAAGCAGTGTTAGATTCGGTAAGAAAAACCAAATGTGTGGTTACAGCCGAGGAACATCAGCTAAATGGCGGACTTGGCGACAGCATAGCTCAATTATTGGCGCAACAACTCCCCACTCCTATTGAAATGGTTGGTGTTAACGATAGTTTTGGTGAAAGTGGTACTCCCGATGAACTCATGGTGAAATACGGACTTGATGCAAAAAACATTGTTGACGCTGTGCAAAAAGTAATGAAAAGGAAGTAATTCCATTTTATCCATTTTTTTTTGGGGTGTATTAAACCATTGCTTCTTCTGCTTGTCTGATCAAAACTTGCCAACGATAAAATAGCGGCAACTACAGTAACCATTTATGGAGGAATACAGCGACAAAGAACTTCTTATAAAATTTAGGGAAGAAAGTACGCGTTCGTATGCCTATAATTTACTGATAAAAAAATATCAAAAACGCTTGTATACGCATATTCGCAGAATGCTCATCGACCATGATGATACAAACGATGTACTCCAAAATGTATTGATAAAAGTGTGGAACAATTTGCTAAGTTTCAAAGAAGAATCACAATTATTTACCTGGTTGTATCGCATTGCAACAAATGAATCGCTGAGTTTTTTGAAGAAAAAAAGAACACGCTTTTTTATACCAATTGTGGATGTAGAATATCAGCTAAGCAAATCATTGGAAGATGATAACTATTTTAGTGGTGATGAAATACAATTGAAATTGCAAAAAGCAATTTTAACCTTACCTGAAAAACAACGCCTGGTATTTAACATGAAGTACTACGAAAATTTTAAATACGAAGACATGAGTAAAGTTTTAGGTACCTCTGTTGGTGCATTAAAAGCCTCTTACCACATAGCCGTAAAAAAAATTGAAGAATTTGTTTTAAAGAATTAAACTATTTGAAATTAGAAACATCCTAGATACATGAAAAAGGAATTAGAAGATTTTGAAGATGAAAATATAAATAAGTTAGCACCTTCATTATCAAAAATTGAAAAGAAAGAACTGTTTGTTGCTCCTGAAAATTATTTTGAAAAATTACCAGGACAAATGCAAGATAAAATTCATGCAAATGTAAAACCGCACAGTTACTGGGTTCCAAATTACAAATTGGCATTCGCTTCGCTCTCTGTTTTTTTGATATTGCTGTCAGGCATCTATTATTTTACAAACAAAACTGCAATAATTGCTGAGCCCCAAACAAGTGAACTGATTCAAAATTACGATAGTCAATACCTCAGCAGTGTTGACGAAACAGAACTTGCTGAACAATTAGATGACGAAGTGCTGGAAAATACCTCCATGCAAATTGAAAAAAGTAATGGTATTAGCAACGAGGAAATTGAAGATTATTTACTAAGTAACAACATCGATTTAACTACTATAAGCAATGAATTTTAATCCTAAAAAAATGAAAAAAATACAGCTCCTGTTACCTACACTACTATTAATAAGCAGTATAGCATTGGCGCAACCCGGCCAAGTAGATAAAATGAACAAGGGCGAACGAAAAGAAAAAGTAGAGGCAATGAAAATTGCATATCTCACAAATAAATTGGAATTAAGTCCTACTGAGGCCCAACAATTTTGGCCAGTGTTTAATGAGTTTGAAGCTAAGATTCAAGCTATTCGACAAAGCCGACGCAAGGATTCGCGCGAAGGGCAAGACAATTTAGATCAATTGAGTGACAAAGAAGTTGAATCTTTAATTGACAGCGAAGTTGCATTCAGGCAAAAAGAACTGGATGTTATGAAAGAATATCATTCGAAATTTAAAGCAGTTTTGCCAATACGTAAAGTGGCCAAATTGTATCGTGCTCAAGAAGATTTTAAGCGCGAGTTATTAAAGAAAATACAGGAACGAAAAGGTGAAAAGAGACCTTAATAAAAATAGTGTTGGTTAAATTTTAAAGCCGCTGGTGCATACTAGCGGCTTTTTTATGCTTTCAAAATCTCCAATTTATAATCTTCACAACTCCGTTTAATTACTTCAAAAGCTTCGCTCTTTCCATACGTTTGAGTTATTTCAACACTTCGAGTTTCAAGACCCGGCATATTTTTATAGGTCAAAAAATAGTGCTTTAAACGTTGTACTATTGAATCAGGACAATCAGCAATATCCTTCCATTCACGATATACTTCGTCATTCGCCATAACAGCAATTATCTTATCATCGGCTTCACCATTGTCAATCATTCGGAAACCACCAATTGGAATAGCCGGTAAAATAATATCACCATGGGTAATGTTACGTTCACTTAATACACAAATATCCAAAGGGTCGCCATCGCCCTTTAATGTAGGAATACCACTTTTCATTGCTGAAAACTCTGCCACTTTTTTACCACAGTAAGTTTGAGGAATAAATCCGTACAACGCAGGAATAATGTTGCTGAATTTTTGAGGACGGTCAACTTTTAAATAGCCCGTGTTTTTATCAACTTCATATTTAACTGTGTCTGAAGGAACAATTTCAATAAAAGCCGTTACTATTTCAGGAACATTGTCGCCGGCTGCGATGCCGTGCCAAGGATGAGCTTTATAAGGTTGATTCATTTTATTTTTTTTGAAACGAAAAAGTAAATAAGCAAAAATAACAAGGCCGAAATAAGTAGCAATACTAAGTTATTTTTACCAGTTCCCAATTGATTTTCGCGTTGAGTTATATCCTTTGAATTGCTTGATTCGGATTGTGTGACATTCAGCTTTAAGCCAATGTTCTTTTTTAAAAAATCAATTTCATCTTTCCAGTTTACACCTAGACTTGCGGTATAATAATCGTCGGTATTTTTTTGAAAAGACTTACGATTGCGGTCGCAAAAATTAACTTCATACACTTTTAAATCAGGATTGTAGATTGCGTAAATCAACCATTGTTCACCCTTTGCAAAGCTCATTTGACAGGAGCTTTCACAATCAAAATCAAAATGAAAACGATTGGCAATATCACCCTTGTAAACTTCACTCACTTGCAAAAAAGTTATTGCCTTACCCTTATTGCACATTGCCACTGAATCAACAACTCCGGTTAAAATAACATCAAACCTTCGACATTCAACAATGGTTAAATCTTTCTTAGCAACACAATCGCAAGCCACTGTTGTAAGTGGAAGAAAAAGAATAATAAGGCTAAGAAAGTGGAGCAACTTCATTTTTTAAAAATTGTAAAGAACGTTCCATATCACTATATAAAATGCGGTCTTCATTAAGTGAAGGTACTTGTTTACGATACTTATCTAAAATTTTCTCGAGTGTTTCAGAGCTGCGCAGTGGTCGACGAAACTCTATAGCCTGCGCTGCATTCATTAATTCAATGGCAATAATTCGTTCAAGATTTTGAACCACCCTAAAACATTTGGTGGCTGCATTCGCACCCATACTTACATGATCTTCCTGACCATTTGATGACACAATAGAATCGACAGAAGCGGGAGAACAAAGCTGTTTATTCTGGCTAACTATGGAAGCAGCTGTGTATTGTGGAATCATAAATCCTGAATTCAAACCCGGGTTCGCAACTAAAAAAGCAGGCAGTTTGCGCAAACCGGAGATCAACTGATAAGTGCGTCGTTCAGAAATATTACCAAGTTCGCTCAACGCGATACACAATAAATCCAGTGCAATTGCAAGCGGTTGTCCATGAAAATTTCCTCCCGAAATAATTTCATCTTCTTCAGGAAAAACAGTAGGATTATCGGTTACAGCATTAATCTCGGTTAAAAAAACTGACTGCACATAGTTGATAGCGTCTTTTGAAGCACCGTGCACTTGAGGGATACAACGAAATGAATAAGGATCTTGTACATGTGCTTTTGCTTGCGCTGCAATTTGACTTCCTTGAAGCAAGCTACGCATATTTTTTGCTGTCTGTAATTGCCCTTGATGCGGACGTATGCAGTGAATGTGCTCTTTAAATGGTTCGGTGCGCCCGTCAAATCCTTCTAATGAAATAGCAGCAATTGTATCAGTCCACCGACTTAATTTATTTGCTTGCATCAAACACCAGCAACCATAAGCACTCATAAACTGGGTACCATTTAACAGCGCTAATCCTTCTTTAGATTTGAGAGAAATTGCTTGCCAGTTCATTTCCTTCATTACTTCAGCCATGGCACGTTTTTCATTTTTGTAATACACTTCTCCCATTCCCAATAAGGGTAAGGACAAATGAGCTAGAGGAGCTAAATCGCCAGAAGCTCCCAAGGAACCTTGTTGATATACTACCGGTAAAATATCGTGATTATAAAAATCAACTAAGCGCTCAACAGTACACAACTGCACAGCGCTTTTCCCATATGACAAACCTTGTATTTTGAGTAGCAACATTAATTTAACCAGCTCTTGCGGAACTTCTTCTCCTGTACCACAGGCATGACTCATCACTAAATTTTCTTGTAATTTGCTTAAGTCTTTATCAGGAATTTTTGTATCACACAAGGAACCAAAACCAGTATTTATGCCATAAATAGGCTCTTTATTGGAAGCCATTTTCTTATCCAAATAATCGCGACAATCAGTAATTAGCTTTCGCGATGCATCAGACAATTTAAGTTGTAGCTTTTTTGTTAAACAATTTTCAAGGGTTGAAAAATCAAGTAAATCAGGACTTATGGTATGATGTGACATGCTAAAATAAATTTGAACCGGAGCAAAAATAACAGAATATAGCCATCAATGGTAGTAAATAGTTGAAATAGTTTTTAATGCCATTTCAGCAATAATTGGCGAGAAGCAATGAACTCACTAATTTATAATCCGCTTATAGCAACAAGCAAATTTTAGAACCTAAATCTGCTGAAAGAGAAATGAAATAAACAACATTTCTACTTTCTGCAACTTCAATAAAATTTAGAAGAAGTATAAGTGATTAGCACTATTACATCGAAAGAAGTGCCAATGCAAACAAGAAATTTACCTTT is part of the Bacteroidota bacterium genome and encodes:
- a CDS encoding inorganic pyrophosphatase, yielding MNQPYKAHPWHGIAAGDNVPEIVTAFIEIVPSDTVKYEVDKNTGYLKVDRPQKFSNIIPALYGFIPQTYCGKKVAEFSAMKSGIPTLKGDGDPLDICVLSERNITHGDIILPAIPIGGFRMIDNGEADDKIIAVMANDEVYREWKDIADCPDSIVQRLKHYFLTYKNMPGLETRSVEITQTYGKSEAFEVIKRSCEDYKLEILKA
- a CDS encoding sigma-70 family RNA polymerase sigma factor; the encoded protein is MEEYSDKELLIKFREESTRSYAYNLLIKKYQKRLYTHIRRMLIDHDDTNDVLQNVLIKVWNNLLSFKEESQLFTWLYRIATNESLSFLKKKRTRFFIPIVDVEYQLSKSLEDDNYFSGDEIQLKLQKAILTLPEKQRLVFNMKYYENFKYEDMSKVLGTSVGALKASYHIAVKKIEEFVLKN
- the hutH gene encoding histidine ammonia-lyase; this translates as MSHHTISPDLLDFSTLENCLTKKLQLKLSDASRKLITDCRDYLDKKMASNKEPIYGINTGFGSLCDTKIPDKDLSKLQENLVMSHACGTGEEVPQELVKLMLLLKIQGLSYGKSAVQLCTVERLVDFYNHDILPVVYQQGSLGASGDLAPLAHLSLPLLGMGEVYYKNEKRAMAEVMKEMNWQAISLKSKEGLALLNGTQFMSAYGCWCLMQANKLSRWTDTIAAISLEGFDGRTEPFKEHIHCIRPHQGQLQTAKNMRSLLQGSQIAAQAKAHVQDPYSFRCIPQVHGASKDAINYVQSVFLTEINAVTDNPTVFPEEDEIISGGNFHGQPLAIALDLLCIALSELGNISERRTYQLISGLRKLPAFLVANPGLNSGFMIPQYTAASIVSQNKQLCSPASVDSIVSSNGQEDHVSMGANAATKCFRVVQNLERIIAIELMNAAQAIEFRRPLRSSETLEKILDKYRKQVPSLNEDRILYSDMERSLQFLKNEVAPLS
- a CDS encoding transketolase family protein, with product MKKYTYTEKKDTRSGFGAGLHELGKKNDKVVALCADLTGSLKMDAFAKDFPERFFQVGIAEANMMGIAAGMTIGDKIPFTGTFANFSTGRVYDQIRQSIAYSDKNVKICASHAGLTLGEDGATHQILEDIGMMKMLPNMTVINPCDYNQTKAATIAIAEHHGPVYLRFGRPTVPVFTDPNQKFEIGKAVVFNEGNDVSIFCTGHLVWKAIEAGELLAAAGINADIINIHTIKPLDAKAVLDSVRKTKCVVTAEEHQLNGGLGDSIAQLLAQQLPTPIEMVGVNDSFGESGTPDELMVKYGLDAKNIVDAVQKVMKRK